A stretch of the Bdellovibrio sp. 22V genome encodes the following:
- a CDS encoding slipin family protein, whose protein sequence is MEFLIAIVVIGGIILSSMIKILNDWERGVVLRLGKAVGVRGPGLILLIPFIERMIKIDTRTVAMDVQPQDVITKDNVSMQVNAVVYFKVVSPLEAITKIEDYYFATSQLAQTTLRSVMGQYPLDDVLEHRDKINAALQGILDKHTEAWGIKVTMVEVKQIDLPKEMQRAMAREAEAERERRAKVISADGEVQRAQKLQEASLTLAGSPSALQLAYMQTLTEIAGDKSNTIIFPLPLDIIKPLVEMNHKN, encoded by the coding sequence ATGGAGTTTTTAATAGCGATAGTCGTTATCGGCGGAATCATCTTAAGTTCGATGATTAAAATCTTAAATGATTGGGAGCGCGGTGTGGTTTTACGTCTTGGTAAAGCCGTGGGTGTGCGCGGACCTGGTTTGATTTTGCTTATTCCTTTTATCGAAAGAATGATCAAGATTGATACGCGTACTGTGGCAATGGACGTGCAACCCCAGGATGTTATCACTAAAGACAACGTGAGCATGCAGGTGAATGCCGTGGTGTACTTCAAAGTGGTTTCTCCTCTCGAGGCGATTACAAAAATCGAGGACTACTACTTCGCAACAAGCCAGCTTGCACAGACGACTTTGCGTTCCGTGATGGGGCAATATCCCTTGGATGACGTTCTCGAACACCGTGATAAAATCAATGCGGCTCTTCAAGGTATTCTTGATAAGCATACGGAAGCCTGGGGCATCAAAGTCACTATGGTTGAAGTAAAACAAATTGATCTTCCTAAAGAGATGCAAAGAGCAATGGCGCGTGAAGCAGAGGCAGAGCGTGAACGTCGTGCGAAGGTCATCAGCGCGGACGGGGAAGTGCAAAGAGCGCAAAAGCTACAAGAAGCTTCTTTGACTCTCGCTGGATCGCCTTCCGCTTTGCAGTTGGCGTACATGCAAACATTGACGGAAATCGCTGGCGACAAATCCAATACGATCATTTTCCCTTTGCCGCTGGATATCATTAAGCCACTGGTAGAGATGAATCACAAAAACTAG
- a CDS encoding ATP-binding protein, translating to MKIHSLIRENDRLVPVEVELSFVPGLPNIQFLGLPDQGIRESIHRIKSAIRAQGFDFPKAQQVLVNLRPSHLKKSSRGLELAVAVGLLWETNQVKKPTEASALVYGELALNGEVYEPDDLITDFDGEDVTVWTGVTKNAKSPFARSCVKELKDLSEPEVIPAQAREYKIERPSFGLDLQFPVRQGRILELVALGEHSLLLAGPSGSGKSTFAKTLSSLLLAPSQEDMHEIHQSNKGSSEKLNWRPLVHPHHSTSPLGLIGGGVPVSRGEISRAHKGVLILDELLEFHPRAQEALREPMEEFRIRLRRGRFVDEHPAETLVIATTNLCPCGDWVPNARVICGRSIRKCQSYMERLSGPLVDRFQMTFFTQKSESGERVSGEEILRKLEKVRAFRKEISHRDSRFLKLAGRWTWEELIRDLPEFYMRELFPKEMISRRRDLSTLRVARSIADLNQSEKLLPAHVEEALKFTYIPFESLKRLGC from the coding sequence ATGAAAATACATTCCCTTATTCGCGAAAATGACCGTCTTGTTCCTGTCGAAGTAGAGCTGAGCTTCGTTCCAGGTCTTCCTAATATTCAGTTTCTTGGATTGCCTGATCAGGGTATCCGCGAAAGTATTCACCGAATAAAAAGCGCCATTCGCGCGCAAGGTTTTGATTTTCCCAAAGCACAGCAAGTGTTGGTCAATCTTCGGCCTTCGCATCTTAAAAAGAGTTCGCGCGGCTTGGAGCTCGCCGTCGCCGTGGGGCTTTTGTGGGAGACTAATCAAGTCAAAAAGCCCACTGAAGCCTCGGCTCTTGTTTATGGGGAACTCGCCTTAAATGGAGAGGTGTATGAACCAGACGATCTTATTACTGACTTTGATGGCGAAGACGTGACCGTATGGACGGGAGTTACGAAGAATGCAAAATCACCTTTTGCGCGGTCCTGCGTGAAAGAGTTGAAAGATTTATCTGAGCCTGAGGTGATTCCCGCTCAAGCTCGTGAATATAAAATAGAACGTCCTTCCTTTGGTTTGGATCTACAGTTTCCCGTACGGCAAGGGCGAATTCTAGAGCTTGTTGCTTTAGGAGAGCATTCGCTTTTGTTGGCGGGGCCCTCGGGTTCCGGAAAAAGTACGTTCGCAAAAACGTTGTCGTCTCTTTTGTTGGCGCCCTCACAAGAAGACATGCACGAGATTCATCAAAGTAATAAGGGCAGTTCGGAAAAATTAAATTGGCGTCCTTTGGTGCATCCCCATCACTCGACATCGCCCCTCGGGTTGATTGGTGGGGGTGTGCCTGTTTCTCGCGGCGAAATCTCGCGGGCACACAAAGGTGTTTTGATTTTAGATGAACTTTTAGAATTTCATCCGCGCGCACAGGAGGCTTTGCGCGAACCGATGGAAGAGTTTCGCATTCGTTTGCGACGAGGACGGTTTGTTGATGAGCATCCCGCGGAGACTCTGGTGATTGCCACAACAAATCTTTGCCCTTGCGGCGACTGGGTTCCCAATGCTCGCGTGATTTGCGGAAGATCGATTCGTAAATGTCAGTCGTACATGGAAAGACTCTCGGGACCGCTCGTGGATCGTTTTCAGATGACGTTCTTCACACAGAAAAGTGAGTCGGGCGAGCGTGTATCTGGCGAAGAAATTTTGCGAAAGCTAGAAAAGGTTCGAGCCTTTCGCAAAGAAATCAGTCATCGGGATTCAAGGTTTCTGAAATTGGCGGGGAGATGGACCTGGGAAGAACTCATTCGCGACTTGCCGGAATTTTACATGCGCGAGCTTTTCCCCAAAGAGATGATTTCCCGCCGCCGTGACCTTTCGACTCTTCGCGTTGCGCGCAGCATCGCTGACCTCAACCAATCCGAAAAACTCCTCCCGGCCCACGTCGAAGAAGCTCTGAAGTTCACCTATATACCTTTCGAGTCTTTGAAGCGCCTCGGCTGTTAA
- a CDS encoding site-specific tyrosine recombinase: MELPLWIDFFDELQNVRGRSQNTVMAYRRDLELYLEYRKTNKSVSGFYEFMKKNKLSTRSQARVISSLRTYFKFCETRGMKCEELRELRPPKVKVGLPKVLTPQEFQQLFDAAEVQDPVKTARNQLTLLFLYGLGCRVSELISLNVVDFNATDRWIKVLGKGSKERLVPLTERLAENLTTYLKDHRPQLMKESTPAILINDRGHRPSRVDVWRWLAAWSARAGFPEPVNPHRFRHGCATALLESGADLRSIQMLLGHASIQTTQIYTNVTTNTMTRTIEEHHPLSQMVEVEK, from the coding sequence ATGGAATTACCTCTTTGGATCGACTTCTTTGATGAACTGCAAAATGTAAGAGGACGTTCTCAGAATACGGTGATGGCTTATCGCCGCGACCTGGAACTCTATCTTGAATACCGTAAAACAAATAAATCAGTGAGCGGGTTTTATGAGTTTATGAAAAAAAATAAACTCTCGACACGTTCTCAGGCGCGCGTGATCTCTTCGTTGCGCACCTATTTCAAGTTCTGCGAAACACGCGGCATGAAATGCGAAGAGCTGCGTGAGCTGCGTCCGCCGAAAGTCAAAGTCGGTTTGCCGAAAGTTCTGACTCCGCAAGAGTTCCAGCAACTTTTCGATGCGGCGGAAGTGCAAGATCCGGTAAAGACGGCGCGCAACCAGCTGACTCTTCTTTTCCTTTATGGATTGGGTTGCCGCGTGTCTGAGTTGATTTCTTTGAACGTCGTTGACTTCAATGCCACGGATCGCTGGATCAAAGTTCTTGGTAAAGGCAGCAAAGAGCGTTTGGTGCCTTTGACAGAGCGTTTAGCTGAAAACCTCACGACCTATCTTAAAGATCATCGTCCGCAATTGATGAAAGAAAGCACTCCGGCGATTTTGATCAATGATCGCGGTCATCGTCCATCGCGTGTTGATGTGTGGAGATGGCTGGCAGCTTGGTCGGCGCGTGCTGGATTTCCAGAGCCTGTGAATCCACATCGTTTCCGTCACGGCTGTGCCACAGCTTTGTTGGAAAGCGGCGCGGATCTGCGTTCGATCCAAATGCTACTGGGTCACGCAAGCATCCAGACGACACAGATCTATACCAATGTGACGACAAATACGATGACTCGAACTATTGAAGAGCATCATCCGCTCTCGCAAATGGTCGAAGTCGAAAAATAA
- a CDS encoding SpoIID/LytB domain-containing protein → MKLVWAACCFIFVFVSFISEAHSSLVQDPELVRVRLLSVAQKIQISGIGLRFQNIDQNYRQVAIPNSSQAEVRLLNKNGKNIWALRLGNQEPERLFTQKFLMIQGEGLRIGAQTLPSRVLLSVNKQKVDVIGVMPLDEYIVGVLASEMPLSWPLETLKAQAVAARSYALAVKSERKNRAYHLESNVLDQVFRHVVAEDESSPLIKKALQAVRETKGLRLYAANGEVLKAFFHSDCGGRTTSPRNVWDHGVNAGVAVDSSCPTNPRGQWKLELTKEELQKRLGVSEIAHLEFVHAPSEKRIKAVRIALNQGSEKIISANNFRQMLGFQDLRSSLFEMKKIGETYLFEGRGFGHGVGLCQWGSRTLGQQGMSFTKILKHYYPLARLK, encoded by the coding sequence GTGAAACTGGTATGGGCAGCGTGTTGTTTCATCTTTGTTTTTGTCAGTTTTATTTCAGAGGCGCACTCTTCGTTGGTGCAAGATCCTGAACTGGTGCGCGTGCGTCTTCTTTCGGTGGCGCAAAAGATCCAAATTTCTGGCATAGGCCTGCGTTTTCAGAATATCGATCAGAACTACCGTCAAGTGGCTATTCCCAATTCTTCGCAAGCAGAAGTCCGTTTGCTTAATAAAAACGGAAAGAATATTTGGGCTTTGCGCCTTGGCAATCAAGAACCAGAACGTCTTTTCACGCAAAAATTTTTAATGATTCAAGGAGAGGGCTTGCGTATCGGCGCGCAAACTCTTCCGTCGCGCGTTCTTCTCAGCGTCAACAAGCAAAAAGTCGATGTCATTGGTGTCATGCCTTTGGATGAATATATTGTGGGCGTTCTTGCGAGTGAAATGCCATTATCCTGGCCTCTTGAGACACTGAAAGCCCAAGCGGTGGCCGCTCGGTCGTACGCTCTGGCCGTGAAGAGTGAAAGAAAAAATCGCGCCTATCACTTGGAAAGCAACGTTCTTGATCAAGTGTTTCGTCATGTGGTTGCGGAAGACGAATCAAGTCCATTGATTAAAAAAGCTCTGCAAGCTGTGCGTGAAACAAAAGGTTTGCGTCTCTACGCTGCGAACGGTGAAGTGCTGAAAGCTTTTTTCCACTCCGATTGCGGAGGCCGAACGACGTCTCCACGCAATGTGTGGGACCATGGCGTGAATGCGGGTGTGGCAGTCGACAGCTCGTGCCCTACGAATCCGCGCGGGCAGTGGAAGTTAGAACTGACAAAAGAAGAGTTGCAAAAGCGTCTTGGCGTTTCTGAAATCGCGCATCTTGAATTTGTTCATGCGCCTTCAGAGAAAAGAATTAAGGCTGTGCGCATCGCTTTGAATCAAGGATCTGAAAAAATCATCAGTGCGAATAACTTCCGGCAAATGCTGGGGTTCCAGGATTTGCGCAGTTCTCTTTTTGAAATGAAAAAAATCGGCGAAACTTACCTCTTTGAAGGTCGGGGATTTGGACACGGTGTGGGACTTTGTCAATGGGGAAGTCGGACGCTGGGACAGCAAGGAATGAGTTTCACGAAAATCTTAAAACACTATTATCCGTTGGCTCGACTAAAGTAG